One Williamwhitmania taraxaci genomic window carries:
- a CDS encoding S9 family peptidase yields the protein MRKSIIILATGLALFGCKPKEAEVSVIGKPDLKLTSTTLTPEVLWSFGRLGDTKVSPDGKQIAYTVTYYSISENKGNAEIYIMNADGSDKKQLTKTPKSEFGLEWKADGSSLYFMSAETGNPELFSIKPDGSDRTQLTHLDKPITNYLVSPAGGKILLTIDTKVDTSTADRYPDLDKSDGMVITDLMYRHWDSWEDGSYQHIYIADFDGSKIGEPQDIMPGEAWDSPLMPFGGIDEISWSPDGKSVAYTCKKQKGKDYAFSTNSDIYLYNLESKETKNLTEGMPGYDRVPVFTPQGDKMLWVSMARGGFEADRERLFCLDFKTGEKKELLPNFDHSPASLSFTADGKTLYFVTGIDATFQVYGLNMDNLELKPITKGWHDYHSVEVAGNTLVGTKVSIVKPAEIYTIDPTSGTETELSFINKELLDQLHMPKVTQRMIKTSDGMLMPTWVILPPDFDSTKKYPALLYCEGGPQSPVSQFWSYRWNFSIMASNGYVIVAPSRRGVLTLGQKWTDAISKDHGGQEMRDLLCAIDEVKQEPWVDADNLGATGASYGGYTVYWLAGNHHKRFKAFLSHCGVFNSEMEYMTTDEMFFDSWEMGGAPWETNNKVAMKSFSQSPHKFVKNWDTPILIIEGGNDFRIPYTQGMAAFNTAQELGVPSKFLFFPSESHWVLKPQNGILWQREYFAWFDKWLKVKK from the coding sequence ATGAGAAAAAGTATAATCATCCTTGCCACTGGGCTTGCACTCTTTGGTTGCAAACCTAAAGAAGCAGAAGTTTCTGTGATTGGAAAGCCCGATCTCAAACTCACCTCCACTACCCTAACCCCCGAAGTGCTCTGGTCGTTCGGCCGATTGGGCGACACAAAGGTTTCCCCCGATGGAAAGCAAATTGCCTACACCGTAACTTACTACAGTATTTCCGAAAATAAGGGGAACGCCGAAATCTACATTATGAATGCAGATGGATCGGATAAGAAGCAGCTCACCAAGACTCCTAAAAGCGAGTTTGGGCTAGAGTGGAAGGCCGATGGATCGAGCCTCTACTTCATGAGCGCAGAGACAGGAAACCCTGAACTCTTCAGCATCAAGCCTGACGGTTCGGATAGAACGCAGCTTACCCATCTCGACAAACCTATTACCAACTACTTGGTTTCGCCAGCTGGTGGCAAAATACTGCTTACCATCGACACCAAGGTGGATACCTCCACTGCCGACCGTTACCCCGATCTCGACAAATCCGATGGAATGGTTATTACCGACTTGATGTATCGCCACTGGGATAGCTGGGAAGATGGCAGCTACCAACACATTTACATTGCCGATTTTGATGGCAGCAAGATAGGCGAACCTCAAGACATAATGCCCGGCGAAGCATGGGATTCCCCACTGATGCCTTTTGGTGGAATTGACGAAATCAGCTGGAGCCCCGATGGCAAATCGGTTGCCTATACCTGCAAGAAGCAAAAGGGCAAGGATTACGCCTTCTCCACCAACTCCGACATCTACCTCTATAACCTCGAGAGCAAGGAGACCAAGAACCTAACCGAAGGCATGCCCGGCTACGATCGTGTACCAGTATTCACCCCTCAAGGCGATAAAATGCTTTGGGTGAGCATGGCCCGCGGTGGCTTTGAGGCCGATCGTGAGCGTCTTTTCTGCCTCGATTTTAAAACTGGCGAAAAGAAGGAGCTACTTCCTAATTTCGACCATAGCCCTGCAAGTTTGAGCTTTACCGCCGATGGCAAAACCCTCTACTTTGTTACCGGTATCGATGCCACCTTCCAGGTTTACGGCCTCAACATGGATAACCTTGAACTAAAACCCATCACCAAGGGATGGCACGACTACCACAGCGTGGAGGTTGCCGGCAATACCCTCGTGGGCACCAAGGTATCCATTGTTAAACCAGCCGAGATTTACACGATCGATCCTACCAGCGGAACGGAGACCGAGCTAAGCTTTATCAATAAAGAGTTGCTCGATCAGCTCCACATGCCCAAGGTTACCCAACGCATGATTAAGACCAGCGACGGCATGTTGATGCCAACGTGGGTAATCCTTCCTCCCGATTTCGATAGCACCAAGAAATACCCCGCGCTGCTTTACTGCGAAGGCGGCCCTCAAAGCCCCGTAAGCCAATTCTGGAGCTACCGCTGGAACTTTAGCATCATGGCCAGCAACGGTTATGTAATTGTTGCCCCAAGCCGTCGCGGCGTGCTCACTCTAGGTCAAAAGTGGACCGATGCAATCAGCAAGGATCACGGAGGTCAGGAGATGCGCGACCTACTTTGCGCCATTGATGAGGTAAAGCAGGAACCTTGGGTAGATGCGGACAACCTTGGTGCTACCGGTGCCAGCTATGGAGGATATACCGTTTACTGGCTTGCAGGCAACCACCACAAGCGATTTAAAGCATTCCTCTCGCACTGCGGCGTGTTTAACTCCGAAATGGAGTATATGACCACGGACGAAATGTTTTTCGACAGCTGGGAAATGGGCGGTGCACCTTGGGAAACCAACAATAAGGTAGCCATGAAGAGCTTTTCACAAAGCCCTCATAAGTTTGTAAAAAACTGGGACACTCCAATCCTTATTATTGAAGGCGGTAACGACTTCCGAATTCCTTACACCCAAGGGATGGCAGCCTTTAATACAGCACAGGAGCTAGGCGTTCCTAGCAAATTCCTCTTCTTTCCGAGCGAAAGCCACTGGGTGCTAAAACCCCAAAACGGCATTCTCTGGCAGCGTGAGTACTTTGCCTGGTTCGACAAATGGCTTAAAGTGAAGAAGTAA
- a CDS encoding RDD family protein, protein MEKRVGFGIRLGAYLIDLVIAGILASILSIVFAGLFATIGAGVGNASGEEYGAAAGGIVGFIAGLTAGFMVAVPLYFLMEAFLGYTLGKLILGIAIAKEDGTKGDIKDFFLRYAIKNSGTLLALLGLLTLSFIGTLGTIASLAIFVGCFFVLADKKQSFHDMLSKTAVFKKEDIA, encoded by the coding sequence ATGGAAAAAAGAGTCGGCTTTGGAATTCGCTTAGGTGCTTATCTTATTGATTTAGTAATTGCAGGAATTTTAGCATCAATTCTCAGTATTGTTTTTGCAGGGCTATTTGCAACAATTGGTGCTGGAGTGGGTAATGCAAGTGGCGAAGAATATGGTGCTGCTGCCGGAGGTATTGTAGGTTTTATTGCAGGATTAACTGCCGGATTTATGGTTGCTGTTCCCCTATACTTTCTTATGGAAGCATTTCTTGGCTATACCCTAGGCAAGTTAATTCTTGGTATCGCTATTGCTAAAGAAGATGGCACAAAGGGTGATATCAAAGATTTCTTCCTCCGCTATGCTATCAAAAATAGCGGAACTCTTCTTGCATTGCTAGGTTTACTTACTCTTAGCTTCATCGGAACGCTGGGTACTATTGCTTCACTTGCAATCTTTGTTGGATGCTTCTTTGTACTTGCAGATAAAAAACAATCGTTCCACGACATGCTTTCAAAGACTGCAGTTTTCAAAAAAGAGGATATTGCTTAG
- a CDS encoding type II toxin-antitoxin system HigB family toxin, with amino-acid sequence MERIFGKSTLREYWEHAPDSEQYLKTWCDTAMSSSWKSPNEVKTTYANASILKDSRIVFNIKGNSYRLIAKFNFEKQWIFIRFIGTHSEYDKIDANSI; translated from the coding sequence ATGGAAAGGATTTTTGGGAAAAGCACGCTGAGAGAGTATTGGGAACATGCCCCAGACTCAGAACAATACCTGAAAACTTGGTGCGACACAGCTATGAGTTCTTCGTGGAAATCGCCAAATGAAGTGAAAACCACCTATGCGAATGCAAGCATTCTGAAAGACAGCAGGATTGTATTCAACATAAAGGGAAATTCATACAGACTTATAGCAAAATTCAACTTTGAGAAACAGTGGATTTTTATCCGGTTTATTGGAACTCATTCCGAATATGACAAGATTGATGCGAACTCGATTTAA
- a CDS encoding helix-turn-helix domain-containing protein: MELKPIKSETDYQSALKRLELVFDAPTSTPESDEADILGLMVDEYEKKHYRIEAPDPIEAIKIRMEELHLKQVDLVAEIGGKSRVSEILNRKRKLTVEMIRNLSHKLNLSPELLIADYQLTR, translated from the coding sequence ATGGAACTGAAACCGATAAAGAGTGAAACCGATTACCAATCTGCCTTAAAGCGATTGGAATTAGTTTTTGATGCCCCAACCAGTACTCCAGAAAGCGACGAAGCCGATATTTTGGGACTCATGGTTGACGAATACGAAAAGAAACACTACCGCATCGAAGCCCCAGACCCCATTGAGGCAATTAAAATCCGCATGGAAGAATTACACCTTAAACAAGTGGATTTAGTCGCTGAAATTGGAGGGAAAAGCAGGGTCTCTGAAATACTGAATCGCAAAAGGAAATTAACGGTTGAAATGATTAGGAATCTGAGCCATAAGCTTAACCTTTCGCCAGAATTACTAATTGCAGACTATCAACTAACGAGATAA